In the genome of uncultured Flavobacterium sp., the window CGATTTGCTCCAAAAGGAGTTACAATAAAGTACAATCCTAAATACATTAGGAAAGTTCGGGAATATGTAGAAAATAAAGGAAGTAAGATTTTGTATATCTATGGAGGTTATGATACCTGGTTTTCTTGTTCTCCAACACCAAATCCTAAATTAGATGCCTTAAAAATGGTTCTCCCAACTGGAAGTCATGCCACAAGAGTTAAGGATTTTCCTGAGAACGATAAAAAGTTAATCATGGAAACGTTAGCCAGATGGTTAGAAGTAAAAACGTTTGATGATAAAGCGGAGATGAATTAAAAATAAGATTCCTCGTATTGGTTTAACCGCAAAGTACACTAAGATTTAATCTTACTTTACGCATAGAGAACACAAAGTTCGCAAAGCTAAATCAACACAAAGCTTTGTGAACTTTGTGTTTTTAGTGACATAAAAAAAATCATTTTAATCTCTATAATCTGTGGCAAAAAAACATCGCAAAGCAAAGTGAGATTGCTTCGTTCCTCGCAAGAACTTTGTAACTGTTTTTTTAACCACGAATAAAATTAAAAAAGATATTAAAGCAGTTTTTGGGTCTTCAAATAATCCATAGCAAATTTACCTTCATTAAAAAGTAAATCTAAAACACTTAGATTGTTTATAAAACCGTGTTTATCATCAAAAACCTGAGTGTATTTTTCGAATGAATTAAGATCTTTCTTTCCGTTTGCCAAAATCCTAAAATCAGTAGTGTTTTCTATTTCATGAAAATATTCAGTGGTTTTACTGAATTCCAGTTTCATGCGTAAACATTTGGTTGTGATATCTAAAACTTCCAGGTTTAAGTCCATCAGAAATGTATGTTGTTTTTCGAATACAGGACGAATATCATCTTCAAAAAACTCAAAAAAAGGAGAACTTCTATAAGCAGCTTCCAATGATTTGAAATGCTGTTTTTGCCAGTCAAATTCATTTTCGATTAAAACATCTTTAGTTTTCTGATGTGCAGATTTTGAATGTTTAACCGGAATATTTAATAATTGAATCCCATTAGGACTATAGATATACGTACGATTCCTATTAGTCTGTTTCTGAAAATTATCTTCCATTTCAAAAGTAATATTTTCAGATTGAGCCATAACTGCAAAGTGGCTTATCGAAGGAAAATAGGTAGGAAGTATTAAAGAGTTCATTTGATTTTTGTTTAATCGGTAAATCGTTTAACCGTACTTTTTGAGATACGATTAAACGATTTATCAGTTCAACGAATTAACGTTTTTTATGCTTTTTTTTCTTTTCTTTTTCTCCAGAAATAATCTCCAACAAAATAGGCTGCAAGAATAAATAAGAAATATTTAAAGTAAGATTGTGGTTGTCCTTCACCATCAACTGTAGTAAATACTCTGCTCCAACGAATTTTATTGATTCCTTTTCCGTTAGTATCCCAACTCATCCAGATAAAAACCGGTTTCCCTACGATATGATTTTCAGGAACGTAACCCCAGTAACGACTATCTTCAGAGTTGTGACGATTGTCTCCCATCATCCAGTAATAGTTTTGTTTGAAGGTATAAGTTGTTGTTGGTTTTCCGTTTATGATAAATTTAGAACCATCCAATTGCAATGTGTTTCCTTCATAATTCGTAATGATTTCTTTGTAAAAAGGCAAAGATTCATTTGTCAGAGCAACCGTTTTCCCAGCTTCCGGAATATAAATTGGACCAAAATTATCCTGATTCCATTTGTTGATATGAGGGAAAATTGAATTGTCGTTTCCTCTTTGAATTTGTCTTATTACACCAGTTACGCCTGGAGTATTTTTAAATCTTTCTGCACTTGCTTCTGTTAAAGCTCTGAAGTAAAGCGTATCTCTTTTTTGTTCATCTTTAAAATAAGCACCATCCGTAATATCTAGCTCTTTTAGTAAAGATTCAAAATCGATAGGAGTTTTTCCGTCTAAGGCAATTGCATAAGAATATTGAGGTTTAGCACGTTCCGGTAAAACTAATTTTTTTCCGTTGATAAAAACAAAACCATCTTTAATAGATAAACTATCTCCCGGAATACCAACACATCTTTTTACGTAGTTTGATCTTTTGTCAATTGGTTTTATGACACCAGGTCTTCCTTTTGGTTCATAAAAATAATGTACAGTATCAACGGGCCAGTTAAAAACAACAATATCAGTTCGTTTGATTTTTTCTAAAGCAGGCAATCTAAAATAAGGTAATTGTGGCCAGCTTAAATATGATTTACGTTTTGTTAGCGGGATAGAGTCATGAACCATTGGTAATGCAATAGTTGTCATAGGTACTCTAGGGCCGTAGTTTACTTTACTAACAAATAGAAAGTCTCCAATTAGTAATGATTTTTCTAACGATGCAGTTGGAATTGTATAAGGTTGTACCACATAAGTATGCACTAATGTTGCAACGATAACAGCAAAAAGCAATGAACTTATAGTATCTGCGGTTTTGTTCTCCGGAGTTAATTTACGATTTGCATTGTGCTCTAATTTTTGAGTATAGCTAACATAATAAATATAAAAGCCAAGAGTAAAAATTCCTAAAACTGTATCTAAAGTAGATTTTTTTCCAAACGTTCTTAAAGTCTCTACCCAAACAACCGGAAACATAATCAAGTTAATAATCGGAATGAAAAGTAAAATTGTCCACCAGGTTGGTCGGCCAATTATTTTCATTAAAACTATTGAATTATAAACCGGAATTGCAGCTTCCCAGGCTTTTCTTCCTGCTGCGATGTACATTTTCCAAGTTCCGATGAAGTGAATAACCTGAACCCCTAAGAAAAAAACAAACCAAAAATATAGCGTCATGATATTGTGTTTAAAGTTTTAGGATTAAGGCTTTAAGCTGAAGTTTTGCCTTAATCGTTAAATCTGTTTATTTTAAGTTTAATACGTCTTTCATGTTATAAATACCAGTTTTACCGGCAAGCCATTCTGCAGCAATAACGGCGCCAAGAGCAAAACCTTCGCGATTGTGAGCAGTATGTTTTAATTCAATACTGTCTACAATTGAATCGTATGTAACGGTGTGCGTTCCCGGAACATCTCCAATTCTTTTAGCTTCAATATGAATTTCGTTGTTCTTTGCTTCTTCTAAAGTCCAATTAGCATAATTACTGTTTTCAATAACACCTTTAGCTAATGAAATTGCAGTTCCGCTCGGAGCATCTAATTTTTGTGTATGATGAATCTCTTCCATCGTAACTTTGTACGAATCAAATTGTGCCATTATTTTGGCTAAATATTCATTTAATTCGAAGAAGATGTTTACGCCTAAGCTAAAGTTTGAACTTGAAATGAATCCACCCTTTTTTTCATTACAAAGTGCTACCATTTCATCAAAATGTTCCAACCATCCAGTTGTTCCTGAAACAACAGGAACATTAGCATGAAAACAATTTGATATATTATCAACAGCGGCAGTAGGAACGCTAAAATCGATAGCAACATCAGCTGCAGAAAGTCCGTCGTATGTGTTATGCTCGTCTTTCTTTAAAACAATTTCATGACCTCTTTCTAAAGCAATTCGTTCAATTACTTTACCCATTTTTCCGTATCCTAAAAGCGCAATTTTCATTTTGTATATTTTTTGAATTTTAAATAATCGAAGTTATTTAAAATTGGTAATTAAAAGTTAGTCCAACATTCGGTCTAAAAGTTACATCGTTGGGATAAATTTCCGGACGCATTGATAATCTTTCGTTCACATTGAATTGGATTAAAGCTGCATCAACGTTGGCGTCTATAATGTTTAAAACATAAAAGCCGACAACAAATAAGGCAGATAAATCTCTGTTTCGCTGATAGAATTTTTGTCCGGCAATAAGGCGGCTGTCATCTAAAAACTTGTAATTATCGTCATTGTAGCCTTCTAATCTTCGTTTGTAGGCATTGCGATAATCATGGTATTTTTTATTGTTATCAAGATAAAAGTATAAACTGGTACCAATTGCTCCATAAACAAGTGGAATTTTCCAGTATTTTTTATTGTATGCTTGACCTAAACCGGGCAAAATTGCCGAATAAAATGCAGCTTTTGCTGGAGTAAGCGGGTTTATTTCTTCTAACTTAGTAGTGTCTTTAGCGACCAAAACCGTTTCTTTTTTTGCCTGAGCAAAAAGAGAGACGGTTCCTATAAGAAAGAACAAGAGACTAATGGGGACAATCTTATTCACTATCCGTTTATTAATTTTATAATTCTATTAAAGTCGGCTTCAGAATTAAAAGGAATTGTAATTTTTCCTTTTCCGTTACCTGCAACCTTTACATCAACTTTTGCACCAAAATAGTCATTGAAAGTATTTTTTTGTGTTTCTTTAACTACAAATGAAGAGTCTGGTTTTGGTTTTCCTTCCTCTTTTGGTTTTAAGCTTTCGTGATAATTTTTTACCAATGTTTCTGTTTCACGAACAGAAAGGTTTTGGCTTACGATTTTTTGGTAGATATCAGTCTGAACGTCTAAATCCTCAATATTGATAATTGCTCTACCGTGACCCATGCTGATAAAACCATCACGAATACCAGTTTGAATAATTGGATCCAGTTTTAAAAGACGTAAATAATTGGCAATTGTAGAACGTTTTTTTCCAACGCGCTCACTCATTTGTTCCTGCGTTAATTGAATTTCGTCAATTAAACGTTGGTAAGATAATGCAATCTCAATTGGATCTAAATCATGACGTTGAATGTTTTCAACCAAAGCCATAACTAAAGACTCATTGTCATTGGCAATACGAATATAAGCCGGAACATGAGTTAAGCCAACTAAAGTCGAAGCACGTAAACGACGCTCTCCCGAAATTAATTGGTATTTGTTGAAGTCTAATTTTCGAACAGTTATAGGTTGAATTACGCCAAGTTCTTTAATAGAAGTAGCTAATTCACGTAATGATTCTTCATTAAAATTGCTTCTAGGCTGAAACGGATTTATTTCGATAGCACTTATTTCAAGCTCTATGATGTTTCCAACAACTTTGTCAGCATTTTTATCTTCTACTGATGTAATGTCGTTTTCCGGATCTTTTAATAATGCTGATAATCCTCTTCCTAAGGCTTGTTTTTTAATTGCTTTTGTCATAAAAACTATTTACTGTTTTTCTTTATAATTTCTTGAGCTAAATTAATGTAATTAACTGCTCCTTTGCTGGTTGCGTCATAGTTAATGATGCTTTCGCCAAAACTTGGAGCTTCACTCAATTTTACATTTCGCTGAATTACGGTATCAAAAACCATATCGTTAAAGTGTTTTTGAACCTCTTCAACAACCTGATTTGATAAACGCAATCTTGAATCGTACATCGTTAGTAATAAACCTTCGATATCAAGATCCGGATTGTGTATTTTTTGTATACTTTTTATAGTATTCAATAGTTTTCCAAGACCTTCAAGTGCAAAATATTCACATTGAATAGGAATAACTACAGAATCAGCCGCAGTTAAAGCATTTAAGGTTAATAAACCTAACGAAGGTGCACAGTCGATAATGATGTAATCATATTCGTCTTTCACACTTTCTAATGCTTTTTTAAGCATATACTCTCTATTTTCTTTATCAACCAATTCGATTTCAATGGCAACAAGGTCAATATGAGCAGGGATCACATCAACATTTGGCGCTGAACATTTAACAACGGTTTCTTTTGGTGTATGACTATGTTCAAGTATTTGGTAAGTACCAATTTCTACAGATTCAACATCAATCCCAAGGCCAGAAGTGGCATTTGCTTGAGGATCAGCATCTATCAATAATACTTTCTTTTCTAAAACACCTAATGAGGCTGCAAGATTTACTGATGTAGTAGTCTTTCCAACGCCTCCTTTTTGATTAGCAATCGCAATGATTTTGCCCATTTATTTTCTGAATTTTGAACCGTAAAAATACAATTATTTATGGTTTTTGAAAATCTATTTTGTTAACATTTGCTAAACTTTGGGAAGCCTTTGTTTTGTGCATGTTTAATAGAATTTATTTTTTTGGAATAGGTATAAACAAATCCGAAAATTCCCGCTATTTAATCTCTGAATAACTTTTATAATGAAATAAAATTATAAAACCTTCTATTCTTGGGATTATCGAATAATGTGGATTGTAAATATTAGGTCCGATATTGAGGAATAAAAATATGTATTTGTAATTTTCTAATAGAGAACCTTTAATTTTCTAAAATCTCAATTCTTACATACATTAATCCGCTTTTTTTATTTGAAGTGATATCCATAAAGGCTTTTTTACTTAGATCAATTTCTCTTCCTTTAACAAAAGGGCCTCTGTCAATTACTTCTACAATAACTGATTTGTCGTTTTTTTCGTTTGTGATTTTTAGTTTTGTGCCAAAAGGGAATTTTTTATGAGCAGCAGTCAATTTATTGTTGTCGAATCTTCTGCCGCTTGCTGTTTTTCTTCCATTAAATTTATTATGGTAATAGGAGGCATGGGCATTTTCTTTGTGTAGTTTTAATTTTTCAATCTTAACATCTTCATTGCATACTTGGTTTTCTTGCGCTGTAGTTGTTGCAGCAATAAAAAAGACAATATATACTAATAATTTCTTCATTTTCTAAAATTTCTAATTTTGGCAAAAGAAGTTTATTTGAAGAAAGTCGTCTTGTTTTATAGGCCATATTTATAACATGAAAGGACTTTTTTGAGGTAACAGGATTTGAATCCGCGATCTTCCCGATTTTCAATCGGGACGCGATAACCGTTCTATTTTATTTTAGTTTAAAGCAAAAAAAAAGTCTTCTCAAAAAAATGAAAAGACTTTTGTCGGGGTGGCAGGATTCGAACCTGCGGCCTTCCCGATTTTCAGTCGGGACGTGATAATCGTTCTATTTTAGTTTAAAGCAAAAAAAAAGTCTTCTCAAAAAAATGAAAAGACTTTTGTCGGGGTGGCAGGATTCGAACCTGCGGCCTTCCCGATTTTCAGTCGGGACGTGATAATCGTTCTATTTTAGTTTAAAGCAAAAAAAAAGTCTTCTCAAAAAAATGAAAAGACTTTTGTCGGGGTGGCAGGATTCGAACCTGCAGTCTTCCCGATTTTCAATCGGGACGTGATAACCGTTCTATTTTATTTTAGTTTAAAGCAAAAAAAAAAATTCTTCTCAAAAAAATGAAAAGACTTTTGTCGGGGTGGCAGGATTCGAACCTGCGATCTTCCCGATTTTTAATCGGGACGCGATAACCGTTCTACGTTTTAGTTTAAAGCAAAAAAAAAAGTCTTCTCAAAAAAATGAAAAGACTTTTGTCGGGGTGGCAGGATTCGAACCTGCAGTCTTCCCGATTTTCAATCGGGACGCGATAACCGTTCTATATTTAGTTTAAAGCAAAAAAAAAGTCTTCTCAAATAAATGAAAAGACTTTTGTCGGGGTGGCAGGATTTGAACCTGCGGCCTTCCCGATTTTCAATCGGGACGCGATAACCGTTCTATTTTAGTTTAAAGCAAAAAAAAAGTCTTCTCAAATAAATGAAAAGACTTTTGTCGGGGTGGCAGGATTCGAACCTGCGATCTTCCCGATTTTTAATCGGGACGCGATAACCGTTCTATATTTAGTTTAAAGCAAAAAAAAAGTCTTCTCAAAAAAATGAAAAGACTTTTGTCGGGGTGGCAGGATTCGAACCTGCAGTCTTCCCGATTTTCAATCGGGACGCGATAACCGTTCTATATTTAGTTTAAAGCAAAAAAAAAGTCTTCTCAAAAAAATGAAAAGACTTTTGTCGGGGTGGCAGGATTCGAACCTGAGGCCTTCCCGATTTTCAATCGGGACGTGATAATCGTTCTATTTTTAGTTTAAAGCAAAAAAAAGTCTTCTCAAATAAATGAAAAGACTTTTGTCGGGGTGGCAGGATGCGAAGCTGCAGTCTTCCCGATTTTCAATCGGGACGTGATAACCGTTCTATGTTTTAGTTTAAAGCAAAAAAAAAGTCTTCTCAAAAAAATGAAAAGACTTTTGTCGGGGTGGCAGGATTCGAAGCTGCAGTCTTCCCGATTTTCAATCGGGACGTGATAACCGTTCTGTTTTGTTTCAATTTATAGCAAAAAAAAAGTCTTCTCAAAAAAATGAAAAGACTTTCGTTGGGGTGGAGGGATTCGAACCTGCGGCCTTCCCGATTTTCAATCGGGACGTGATAATCGTTCTATTTTTAGTTTAAAGCAAAAAAAAAGTCTTCTCAAATAAATGAAAAGACTTTTGTCGGGGTGGCAGGATGCGAAGCTGCAGTCTTCCCGATTTTCAATCGGGACGTGATAACCGTTCTATGTTTTAGTTTAAAGCAAAAAAA includes:
- a CDS encoding WbqC family protein, producing MNSLILPTYFPSISHFAVMAQSENITFEMEDNFQKQTNRNRTYIYSPNGIQLLNIPVKHSKSAHQKTKDVLIENEFDWQKQHFKSLEAAYRSSPFFEFFEDDIRPVFEKQHTFLMDLNLEVLDITTKCLRMKLEFSKTTEYFHEIENTTDFRILANGKKDLNSFEKYTQVFDDKHGFINNLSVLDLLFNEGKFAMDYLKTQKLL
- the lepB gene encoding signal peptidase I, which gives rise to MTLYFWFVFFLGVQVIHFIGTWKMYIAAGRKAWEAAIPVYNSIVLMKIIGRPTWWTILLFIPIINLIMFPVVWVETLRTFGKKSTLDTVLGIFTLGFYIYYVSYTQKLEHNANRKLTPENKTADTISSLLFAVIVATLVHTYVVQPYTIPTASLEKSLLIGDFLFVSKVNYGPRVPMTTIALPMVHDSIPLTKRKSYLSWPQLPYFRLPALEKIKRTDIVVFNWPVDTVHYFYEPKGRPGVIKPIDKRSNYVKRCVGIPGDSLSIKDGFVFINGKKLVLPERAKPQYSYAIALDGKTPIDFESLLKELDITDGAYFKDEQKRDTLYFRALTEASAERFKNTPGVTGVIRQIQRGNDNSIFPHINKWNQDNFGPIYIPEAGKTVALTNESLPFYKEIITNYEGNTLQLDGSKFIINGKPTTTYTFKQNYYWMMGDNRHNSEDSRYWGYVPENHIVGKPVFIWMSWDTNGKGINKIRWSRVFTTVDGEGQPQSYFKYFLFILAAYFVGDYFWRKRKEKKA
- the dapB gene encoding 4-hydroxy-tetrahydrodipicolinate reductase gives rise to the protein MKIALLGYGKMGKVIERIALERGHEIVLKKDEHNTYDGLSAADVAIDFSVPTAAVDNISNCFHANVPVVSGTTGWLEHFDEMVALCNEKKGGFISSSNFSLGVNIFFELNEYLAKIMAQFDSYKVTMEEIHHTQKLDAPSGTAISLAKGVIENSNYANWTLEEAKNNEIHIEAKRIGDVPGTHTVTYDSIVDSIELKHTAHNREGFALGAVIAAEWLAGKTGIYNMKDVLNLK
- a CDS encoding DUF5683 domain-containing protein, whose product is MNKIVPISLLFFLIGTVSLFAQAKKETVLVAKDTTKLEEINPLTPAKAAFYSAILPGLGQAYNKKYWKIPLVYGAIGTSLYFYLDNNKKYHDYRNAYKRRLEGYNDDNYKFLDDSRLIAGQKFYQRNRDLSALFVVGFYVLNIIDANVDAALIQFNVNERLSMRPEIYPNDVTFRPNVGLTFNYQF
- a CDS encoding ParB/RepB/Spo0J family partition protein, producing MTKAIKKQALGRGLSALLKDPENDITSVEDKNADKVVGNIIELEISAIEINPFQPRSNFNEESLRELATSIKELGVIQPITVRKLDFNKYQLISGERRLRASTLVGLTHVPAYIRIANDNESLVMALVENIQRHDLDPIEIALSYQRLIDEIQLTQEQMSERVGKKRSTIANYLRLLKLDPIIQTGIRDGFISMGHGRAIINIEDLDVQTDIYQKIVSQNLSVRETETLVKNYHESLKPKEEGKPKPDSSFVVKETQKNTFNDYFGAKVDVKVAGNGKGKITIPFNSEADFNRIIKLING
- a CDS encoding AAA family ATPase, with the protein product MGKIIAIANQKGGVGKTTTSVNLAASLGVLEKKVLLIDADPQANATSGLGIDVESVEIGTYQILEHSHTPKETVVKCSAPNVDVIPAHIDLVAIEIELVDKENREYMLKKALESVKDEYDYIIIDCAPSLGLLTLNALTAADSVVIPIQCEYFALEGLGKLLNTIKSIQKIHNPDLDIEGLLLTMYDSRLRLSNQVVEEVQKHFNDMVFDTVIQRNVKLSEAPSFGESIINYDATSKGAVNYINLAQEIIKKNSK
- a CDS encoding septal ring lytic transglycosylase RlpA family protein — its product is MKKLLVYIVFFIAATTTAQENQVCNEDVKIEKLKLHKENAHASYYHNKFNGRKTASGRRFDNNKLTAAHKKFPFGTKLKITNEKNDKSVIVEVIDRGPFVKGREIDLSKKAFMDITSNKKSGLMYVRIEILEN